DNA sequence from the Thalassotalea sp. 273M-4 genome:
GGCCGGTCTAACAACTTTAGAAGAAGTATTACGCGTAACCCGGGAAGGTTAATCGATGGCAGCATTTGATTATCAGGCCGTTGACGCCAAAGGCAAAACCAAAAAAGGTGTTATTGAAGGGGATACCGCTCGTCAAGTTCGTAGTTTGCTCCGTGAACAGGGCTTGATCCCCATTGAAGTGACTGCCAGTTTAAACAAAGCCAAAGAACAGTCCACAGGATCTCGCTTTGGTGGTAAACGCATATCGACAACGGAGCTGGCGTTAATTACCCGTCAATTAGCTACGTTGGTGGAGTCGGGCTTACCGTTAGAAGAGGCGCTACTGGCTGTGGCCGAGCAGTGTGAAAAAGATAAACTAAAAAGTATCATCATGTCGGTGCGCTCTAAAGTAACGGAAGGTTTCACTTTAGCCGAGTCGATGGCAGAATTTCCGGCCATTTTTGAAAACTTATATCGAGCGATGGTGGCTGCGGGTGAAAAGTCAGGTCACTTAGATAATGTGTTAAATCGCTTGGCAGACTATACCGAGCAACGTCAACATATGCGTTCCCAGCTTATTCAAGCATTAGTTTACCCCATTATTATGACCGTGATTGCGGTTAGCGTTATTATTGTTTTGTTGGTGGCCGTTGTGCCTGAAATTGTTGGTCAGTTTGAACACATGAACCAGCAACTTCCGGCGACCACAACGTTTTTAATCGCGGTCAGTGAATTTTTACAATCTTACGCTTTGTGGATTGTATTATTAATTGTTTTGGCCATTGTGGCGTTTAAGCAAATGATGAAAAAACCAGGCTTTCGTTTGCAAGTTCATGCCAAAACTTTATTTTTACCGATCATTGGCAAAGTCGCTCGTGGCATCAATACCGCTCGGTTTGCGCGAACGTTAAGCATTTGTACAGCCAGTGCCGTGCCATTATTAGAGAGCATGAAGATTGCCGGAGAGGTACTCACCAACGAGCATATAAAAGCTCGGGTAAAAGAAGCCGCCGACAAAGTGCGCGAAGGTACCAGTTTGCAGTCGTCATTGAAACAAACCAAGTTATTTCCCCCAATGATGTTACACATGATTGCCAGTGGTGAAAAAAGTGGCGAGTTAGAACAAATGTTAGAACGAGCGGCGGATAATCAGGATCGTGAATTTGAAGCCATCGTTAGTATCTCATTAAAAGTCTTTGAACCGGCTCTCATGGTATCGATGGCGGGTGTGGTACTATTTATAGTAATGGCAATTATTCAGCCAATACTGCAGTTAAATACATTAATATAGGAATTAAATATGAATCGTAAACAATTTAAGGCATCCAAGGGTTTTACCTTGTTAGAAGTCATGGTCGTTATTGTTATCTTAGGTATTTTGGGCAGTATGGTCGTTCCTAATTTAATTGGTAACCTAGACAAAGCCAATATTCAAAAAGCCATCTCTGATGTCTCGGCCTTAGAAGGGGCGATGATTCGTTATAAAACCGACAATTATCAATTCCCAACGACCGATCAAGGTCTAGAAGCCCTGGTAGAAGAAACCGATATTGAACCCCTACCAAGGCGCTTTCTTGATGGTGGTTATATTAACCGACTACCCGAAGACCCATGGGGTAATGAATACATTCTTCTCAGTCCTGGTGAAATGGGTAAATTTGATATTTTTAGTGCTGGCGCCGATGGTGAACCAGGTACCGATGATGATATTGGTAACTGGAACCTAGAAGAGTGGCGCTCTGGTAAAAAACAAAGCGATTCTTAATGTTTCACTAGATGCTATTGAAGCAGTTGTCGCCTTTAAAGGAATAATTCGGTGCGAAGTATTAAGGGGTTTACCCTGCTTGAGGTATTGTTGGTATTGGTGATCATCGGCTTTATGGTGACTGCCCTGATCCCTGGGATCCGAGGAGTCGATATCGAAGATGAACTTGAGCAACATAGCCAGAAATTTTCCTCCGTATTTGTTCTTGCCAGCGAATATGCTCTGCTAAATAACCTAGAGTTAGGGCTTTATGTCAAAGACAATAGCTACCAGTTCTTAGGCTTTGATGGAGTACGCTGGGTACCCATTTCTGAACATAAATTCTTTCAACAAGTTCAATTTGAACCGCCCTTTAGCATTAAGCTGAGTTTGGATGAACTCGCGCTGGAAGACGAGCTCTCGCTTGATCAATCATTGTTTGAAGAAATCGAAACCGAAGAATCGTTTAAAGACGAAGAAGAATTCATTTATCCACAAGTCTATATTTTGTCCGCGGGGGAAATAACCCCGTTTACCTTAACCTTCACCTATGATGATGGCACCGATTTACCGATGAATTTTGATGTTACGGGGGAGTATTCTATACCCTTGGTAATAAAAGGACCTTGGTTTGACCATGAACGCTAGACAAATGAAAGGCTTCACTTTATTGGAAGTCATGCTGGCTTTGGCTATTTTTGCCCTAGCAGGCATGGCGTTAACTAAGTCGGTCAATTCAACTCTTATGGGAACCAATCATATCGAAGATGTGAGTATTGCTCAGTGGATAGCGGCGAATAAGTTGGTCGATGCTACTTTAGATCAAACTTGGCCACCAAAGAAAGCTTCTGGGCGGGTTGAAATGGCAAATCGAGAATGGTTTTTCCATAAAATTGTCAAAGAAACCGAGGATAAAAACCTACGGGCAATCACCATTGAAGTGCGATTTGATGAAAAAGATAAACACGAGATAACCTCGTTAGTCACTTATGTCAGTAATCCAAAGGCTAAAAGCTAATGAGAAATAAAGGCTTTACCTTACTGGAAGTATTAATAGCGGTTGCCCTATTTGCCATTATCTCACTGGCAAGCACGGCTATGCTGACCAACATTATAGAAAGCAGCGACGCCAATAAAATAAAAACCAGTCAAATAAATCAGCTACAACGAGCGTTTTTGGTGATGGAAAGAGACTTTTTGCAAATGACTCGTCGCACCATACGCCTAGAAGGTGAAGCACCACTTAAGAACTTTATTTACAGTTCAGAAACCAGTTTTGCCAGTGTTGAACAGGGCATTGGTTTCGTTCGAACGGGTTGGCGCAATCCTGCCTTATTATTACCCCGTAGTGATGTACAAGCGCTTGGATATCAACTAGAAGAACAGACGCTTAACAGAATCCATTATGTCTTTGCCGATCCGGTTGTTGGCGAAGAGCCAAAAGTTCGGCCCTTGCTCAATGGGGTCAAAAGCTTGGCTTTTGAATATTATTATGCCAACAAGTGGCAAGAAAATTTGCCTACCAGTGATTTACCCGAAGCAATCGCAGTGGAAATAGAGTTGGAAGAGTACGGCTTGATTCGTCGCCAATTTTTGTTGCCTAGCACAATGTCGAGTACCGAAAACAATGATTAGAGCCGCGCAAAAAGGGGTAGCGTTAATTACTGTGTTGCTTGTGGTTGCACTGGCGGTTGTTTTTGCGACCAAAATGAATTCTGCCTTATTGTTGCAATTGCAACGGGTCGAAAACATAAACTCAAACCAGCAAGCCTATTGGTATGCGATGGGGGCTGAAGCGTTTGCGAAAACAGTATTAACCCTTTCTTTTCAAGATAGCAGCGACAAGAATGTGACGCACTTAGGGCAAATTTGGGCGTCAGGGCAAAGTAGCTTTCCAGTTGACCTTGGTGAGATCAGTGGCGAAATATCCGACTTACAATCTTGTCTTAACTTAAACGCTTTGGTGCAATCAGAACAAACCAAAGCCGAATCGTATTCAACGGGCAGTGGTAACAGCCAGACCAATGCAGACGACAAGGCTAGCGATACGGGCGATGAAAGCAGCCAAACTAATAACGAACAAAGTGGTGAAAAAAACCTCCCTAAAATGGCCTTAAAAGAGCTTATCATTTTACTTGAGGTCGAAGGCATCACCAGTTTTGAAGCCGAGTCCATGGCGGATTCATTATATGACTGGCTTGACGGTGACAGTATTATTTCTGGTTCGGGTGGGGCTGAAGATAACGACTATGCCGCCAAATTACACCCCTATCTGGCAGCCAACAGTAAATTGGCCAGTGTGGGCGAATTACGCGTCATTGAGCATTTTACCCCAGCTGTGATAAACGCATTAAAAGACTATGTTTGTGTGCTCCCTAATTCGGATATACACAAAATAAACATCAATACCATCGACCCAGAAAAGCCCATCTTATTGCAGGCTTTATTAGGTGGTATAGACAAATCACAGGCGCAAGATATACTGTCTGAACGCGGCGACAGCGGATTTGAAAAAATCGAGGATTTTTATAGTCTTACGCAAGTTAAAGAGATTAAAGATTTTAATCAATTTCGTCAGCAGTTTGTGGTCGACAGTGAGTACTTTAAGCTGAAAACAACAACATCATTTAACAACAGTTTTTTCAGTATGAGTTCAGTGATGAAAATTAATACCGATCAAAGCATCAGCGTCATCAATCGCAGTATTGGAGCAGATTAATGAAAGAAACCCTCTATATCCGTATTTCAAGTCAGGAACAAGGGCCTATTCAATGGCTTATTGAACAACCTGGCAATGAGGATGAAATTGCTAGCGGTCGCTTAAGCTCTTGCTTTGAGCTTGGTGAATTAACCGAAAAAGCCTACAATCGAGACGTTGTTGTACTGGTCAATGGCGCTGATGTACATGTAACCGCACTACCTGTTCCTGGCAAATCAGACCGGGCGATTAAAAGCGCCGCACCTTTTATGATTGAAGACAATATCGCCCAAGATGTTGAAGAGTTGTATTTTGCTTTTAGCAACAAGCCAAAAGGCTATCAGGGGGATGCCAATTGCTTTTTAGCTTATGTTCAAGAGCACCAAATGCACACGTGGTTGGGCTGGTTCGCCAAGGCCAATATTGCAATTAAACAAATGCTACCCGATGTTTTAGCTATGCCGGTGATTGATGGTGCTTGGACGGCGATTGAAATTGATGGCCAATGGCTACTGGCAAAATCGGTTTGGGATGGTGCGGTAATAGATAGCAATTTTGCGCCGGTGGTCTTACAAAAAGCCTGTCAGGAGAATAAAACACCATGCCAAATTCACCTATACAGTGAGTTTTCAGGCGATATTGACAACATCGAGTTTACGTTAGAAGAGCCTGAGTTACCCATGTTGTTATTGGCAAGGGGGGCTGCTAAGCAATCATTTAATTTATTGCAGGGGGCGTTTCAAATAAAAGAAAAGACATCACCACTGCGTAAGAATTGGTTGGCAGTCGCCTCGATAGCGATGCTTGCGCTGGTGCTTAATTTACTTCTTAAAGGTGTTGAAATTTGGCAACTAGAAGCCGAATATGATGCACTCTCAGCGCAAATTGAGCAAAATTACAAAGAGGTTTTTCCCGACACCAAACGGGTTCGATTAAATACCGTAAAACGCCAGTTATCGAATAAAATTTCCGAGCTTGGTGGTGGTAGTAGTGATACCGATTTGCTGGTGATGATTGACCGGATAAGGCCAGCTTTTATTGCCGTCCCCAGTTTGAAACCGGACTCATTACGTTTTGATGCTAAACGCAATGAGCTTAGACTCAATGTTCGAGGAAAAAACTATCAAAGTTTTGAAGCGTTTAAAGCGGAACTTATCAAAGCTGACTTAGACGTTGATGCGGGAGCCCAAAGTAATCAAGGCGATCAAGTTGTGGGTTCATTTAACATCAAAGGAAAATCATAATGCTAAAAGAAAAATGGCAGGCATTAAATCAACGAGAGAAATCTTTGGTGGCCATCATGGCGCTAGTGGTTACGATTTTTTTATTCGTCACCGTTATTTGGCAACCATTAAATGATAGTGTCGAAAGAAGTAAAGAGCGGGTTGAGAGGCAACAAAAACTGGCCGCATGGATGGCAACAAACCTACAACGCTACCAGGCCTTAAAACAACAAGGCGGGGTAACTTCAACGGGAAGTTTATCGAGCATTGTAAACCGTACAGCTCGAAGTCAAAATATCACCTTAGCCAGAATGCAACCACAAGGGGATGATTTGCAAGTGTGGATAGATGAGGTGCCTTTTGATAACTTGATCACGTGGCTTGATAGCTTAACAACCCGTGAAGGTTTGCACGTTGAGGCCATCGATATTGCACCAGCATCGGTTGCTGGTACGGTTAAAGTAAGACGATTACAGGTATCTAAAGGATGATTTCAGGTAAGAAACTCACTCTAATAGTGGTTATATTTGTCGTTGCCTATTTGGGGTTTGTTATTGCTCTGGCACCGATTAAAAATATATTAGGATTTGTAGAACTACCAAAACAGGTGGCCGTGGTGAACCCCAAAGGCAGCCTTTGGCATGGCCGGGCAGAAAGTATTTGGGTTGAACAGGTAGAACTGAAGAATGTACGCTGGACGGTGAATTTATTGTCTTTATTAACCTTTAACCCAAGTGTTGACATTGACTTTGGTAATCGCAGTAAGAGCCAACCAAACGGCAGCCTAACATTAAGAGGGTTAAGCTCTGATTTAACCGTTAGCGATGCGAACGTATCGGTAGCGGCAAACACCGCCTTGTCTTATTATCCGGTGCCATTTGAGTTGCAAGCTGATGGCGACTTACAGTTAAACATCGATAAGTTTGTTGTTGGTCAACCGATTTGTTCACACCTTGCAGGGCAATTAAGTTGGCCGCAAGCACGCGTTAGTGCAATGGATGAAAGCGTTGAATTGGGCCCATTAAAGGCTGATTTAACCTGCGAACAAGGCGAATTGCTGGTTACCATAGATATCAATAATAACCTTGGCCTAGAATTTAACGCACGGGTGGCAATGGATAAAATTAGCGGCCAAGGGTATTTAACTCCGGGGGCTAAGTTTCCGGCCGAAGTACGACCATTACTCAGCTTTATTGGGCGACCCGATAATCGTGGTCGTTATCGTTTGAAAATTTAATCACGTTTCACTCATAGGGATTGCAACAGCAATCCCTTTTCATTTTTACTTTATGATGGTTGAATTGCGATTGATAAGAGCAAGGGGCTATTGGCTATCGTGTTGGCTCGAGGTTATTTGGCGGCGAGTAAAATGGCTTTGGCTTGATCAGGATAATTTGCAAATACACCATCTACCTTAAGCTTGGCTAAATGGATAAGATCTTCCTGCCGATCGCAGGTATAGACATACACTTTTAGTCCACGCTGGTGAGCATCTTCGACAAATGCTTGGCTTATCACATCAAAATCGACATGCACACTGTAGGCATTAAGTGCGCTGGCAAAAGCGGCATAATCAATCGGACAGCTGGCGGTTAAGGCACCAATTTGGTAACTAGGGGCAAGTTGCTTTAGGTGTTTTATTAGGTGATGATCAAATGAGGAAACGATAAATTGTTGTTGGCTAAAGCCGTAATGGTTGATCGCATGCTGCATCGCTTGCAGGGTTAATTCAACGGTTCCTGCGGACTTTAATTCGATATTGACAGAGCATTGACCAGCAATCAGTTCGAGCGCTTCATTTAGGGTCGGAATTTGGCAGTTTTTACCGGCGTCGAGTAAACGTAACTGAGTAAAACTCATTTGACTTACTCGGCCATGACCGTTGGTGGTTTTATCAACCCAATGGTCATGAATAAGCACGAGTTGCCCATCACAAAGGTGAACATCAATTTCAATGGCGTCCACCTTCATGTGCAAAGCTTTTTTAATGGCTAAGAGCGTATTCTCTGGCTCGTAACCACTGGCTCCGCGATGGGCAAAAATGCGCACAATTAGTTCTCTGCAGGTGTTTCTGCTTTGGCTTGTGCTTTATCGATACGTTGCGCATACGGTTTGCCAAGGCGTGTCACAGTGCCGTTGTCATCGCCTTCAGTAAACTCAATGGTATCTTTAGGGAAACAACACACGGTCGTTGAACCTAACTTAAAGCGCCCCATCTCTTCGCCTTTTTTCAAATGAATCGCATGCTCACCGTCGCTTGGGTACTGCCAACGTTGGATCTGTTTGCCTTTAGACGGGGCAATAGTGCCAGCCCAAACGGTCTCAATACTGGCAACAATGGTCGCCCCAACAAGAACCATGGCCATAGGGCCTATTTCGGTATCAAAGATAGCCACAACACGCTCATTGCGAGAAAACAAGTTAGGCACATTGTTGGCTGTTAACGGGTTAACAGAAAATAAATCGCCTGGTACAAAAATCATTTCTCTTAACGTACCATCCATTGGCATATGAATACGATGATAGTCTTTAGGGGCTAAATAGATGGTTGAAAACTTACCTTGTTGAAAGGGCGCTGCGGTTTCTTCATTGCCACCAAGTAACGTGGTCAAAGAATAGTTAAAGCCTTTGGCTTGAATAACGCGGTCGTCTTCGATATCACCTTGTTGACTGATGGTACCATCAACAGGGAAACAAATTTCCATTGGATCTGGATTGATTTCACGGGCGCCGTCTTTCAGTTCGCGGGTGAAAAAGTCATTAAAAGTGGCAAAATCTTCTGGGTTTTGCCATTTCGCTTCACTCATATCAATGCCGTATGCTTTGATAAATCGTTTAATAGCAAAGTGAGTCAACCAGCCGGCTTTTGATTTTGCAAATAAGCCAACAAGGCGAGACAAACCATGTTTAGGCATGGCGTATTGTAGAGCTATTTTCATATTATCTAGTGACACTAGAACTTCCTTTATATGTATATGTTAAACGTAAAAAACATTTAATTAAAACGAGAGGTTAACTTGTTATCTCCCAAGCTGGCAATAATGCGTTGATAGCTTTCAAAACGCAATGGGTTGATATGACCATCTAAAACCGCTTGTTTAAGTGCACAGCCGGGATCGTTAAGGTGCTTGCAGTCGCGAAACTTACAGCCACCAAAATAAGGTTGAAATTCGATAAAGCCTCGATCAACTTGCTCAGGACTTAAGTGCCATAAACCAAATTCTCGTATCCCTGGCGAGTCAATTAAGCGACCACCAGTGGGAAAATGATATAGGCGGGCAACGGTGGTGGTGTGTTGACCTAAACCTGAGTTTTCAGATACTTCTTGTGTTAGAAGGTTCAATTCGGGCATCAGAGTATTGACCAAAGTGGACTTGCCGACCCCTGATTGACCCACAAAAATTGAGGTTTTATCTTTTAATCGTTGGCGAATGGGCTCAATCCCCGACTCGAGTTTGCTACTGGCATGAATGACTTCGTAACCAATGTCCTTGATGATCGCTAAGCGCTGTTCAATGAGATCACGGTTTTGTGGGTCAAGCAAATCGGTTTTATTAAGGATAATAATCGGTTTAATACCGGTGAGTTCAGTGGCAACAAGATAGCGATCTATAATGTCGGGATTAAACGCAGGCACGACCGAAGAGACAATAAAAATTTGATCGATATTGGCCGCAATAGGTTTAACCCCATCGTATACATCGGGTCGACTTAAAACCGAATGGCGCTCGTGTACGGCTTCAATAACACCACTAACACTGTGTTGAGTTTCTTTGCCTTGACGCCAAACAACCAGATCTCCACAGACCAAACTTTTGATGGTTCGGCGAATATTACAGCGAAAAATCTCACCGTCATCGGTTTGCACATCGGCATGTTGGCCAAATCGACTGATAATGACCCCTTGTTGCTGAGGCCCTAATTGATCATCTTGCCAATTGACCTGGTCATTCGATTTCAGCTTATTCGCGAGATTTTTTTTAATCCGCCTATTTTGACCTTTGGTCAGTTTCTTTGTTTTGGCCACGGCTCAAGTTCAGTTGTTGACTATGCTAATACAAGCAAGGGCTTGTATTTATATCTATTGATATTAAAGCTTTGAAGAATACCGTATTATATACTCATTTCTTATTAAGATGCGAATTTCAGCACGGTTTATATCGGCTCCTAAGCGTGAAAAAAGCTCGGTTTTGGCGCGTTCATAGAAGTGTTTAAAGCGTTACTGCTGTTTTTAATGGCAAAAATTTACATTAGCATTGAGCATAGGCTTTTTTATCCGCATGCTATCAAGGCCGTAACTGAGAAATATTAAGACTTAATCGAATATAAGGTTGAAGTAAATGTTACAAGATCCACAAAATCTGATTTGGCTCGATCTCGAAATGACCGGCCTCGAACCTGAACAGGATGTTATTTTGGAAATCGCATCCATAGTGACCGATAGCCAACTAAATATTTTGGCTCAAGGCCCTGTATTGGCGATACATCAATCTGATACTGTGCTTGAGAATATGAATGAATGGTGCATTAAACAACATGGAAAAAGTGGCTTAACACAACGTTGTCAACAATCTACAGTAACCATCGAACAAGCAGAACAGCAAACGCTGGCATTTCTAACGCAATGGGTACCTAAAGGCGTATCACCGATGTGTGGTAATACCATTGGTCAAGATCGTCGTTTTATCAACCGCTACATGCCCGAGTTAGAACAACACTTTCATTATCGTAACCTTGATGTTAGCACGATTAAAGAATTGGTAAGACGTTGGCAACCTGAGGTTCTGACGAAAGTTGAAAAAACCGGTGCTCACCTTGCCCTTGATGATATTAAAGAATCAATTAATGAGCTAAAAGTCTATCGTCAGCATGTGTTCAAAATTTAATAGGTAGATAAGTTTTCAGAAAAAAAGCCGGCAATTGCCGGCTTTTTTACTTTTATTTTACAAAAAACTTTATCTTATTCGAAAAAGTGTATTAATGTATAACTATATGGTTAAAAATCATACCGATACAAAATAAAAATAACAGGAACCATGGTAATGCTAAATTCACTTTTTAATACAGTGGCGCCAAAAAGAATCATCTTAAGAGCATCCTTATATGTTGGCTTGCTCTTAGGCACTATGGTTCTATTACTCGGTACCTCGATGTGGTTATACAGCCAACAAGCGAAAAAAGCCGAATTTTTGCATCTCCAACAGATCCCTTTTATTAAAAATAATGCCCAACTGATGAAAAGCGTGGCAGAGCTTGAAAATCAGATTGTCACTCAACACATATACATTACCCAACAAGAAGTGGCACAGCCATTAGCAAACGTAAAACAAGCTTGGCTCGAAATTGTTGATTTAAGTCGCAACCATGTCCTTATGGTCAATGACAATATTCGCGACAACACCGCGGATCAAATTGCAAAAACCGCGCAAGAGTATGCTCAAGGTTATAAAAACTTTGTCGTCTTAGTCGATGACTTATTGCTTACACGTCAGTCAAGGATTGGCCAATATAACGCCAATTACGCCACTTTAGCGGACATCATTTCAGACGTTGAAAAATATAGAAACCAAGCGCAAATTAGCTTGAATTCTTCGTCATTAGAAATTATGGCCAAACCAACTCGACTAGCCACCTCTGAAATTAATACCGTGGTCAGTGATATTAATACTTTGCAGTTGTATCAATACATTTATCAAGAATTATTGAAAATACAGAAGCAACTAACCGCCTTATCGCACAGAACAACCCCAACTCAGCTTAATGCTATTTCCAGTCAGATTGCGTCATTAACGAAAAACATTAATGGCCAGTTAGCAAGGGACATTAACAATCCAGTGTTGGCCGATATTAATAAAGACATTTTAAATATCTCTAATCAGTTTATGGGCTCAGGTCAGTTATTCTCGAAGTGGAATATTGAAATTGAAACCATGGAAAAGGTGGTTCAAGAGCTTAAAAACTATCAATTATTCTTAAAACGAACCGCATCGTTAATTGAACAGCCCAACTTCTTTCACTTACCAGAGTTTCAGTTAGAACTGCCTCTAATAAATATTAAAGTGAAAGAGTCCACCATGGTACCCGTTGGTTATGTGTTTATAGTGTTACTAATGAGTTCGAGCTTATTCTTAGCTTGGCGGTTATTGGTTTTAGTGAATGCAAGTTACAGCATAGGGGTTGAAGAAATTAAGCTACAACACGAGCAAGATCAAGAAGCGATGGCCTTGTTAGCAAGAACCAGAACAAACAAAGAACAACTTGAAGACATCATTAACTTGGAAGTGCCCGATGTTAATGACTTTAATCAGTCCATCGACGAAGCTGTGGCGAAGAAAAAACAAGAGTTTGGCACCACAGAAATGACCACAGATGTTGGTTCTCTAATCGATTTAGAAAAGTTTAATGAATACCATGGCTCGGCTGAGATGGCGGTATTCATGCTTGATGATTACATCAATCGCAACCAAACCAATCACAAAAAGCTAAAAGAAGCGCTTGCGAGTAAAAATTACGCCAAAGCCCAGGAATTGAACCGTTCGATATTAAAAACCGCGAAAATTCTGTCTTCAAATAAGCTCTCTCATTGTTGTGAAAAGCTTGCTGAACAACTCGAACAAGAGCACTATGACGAGGTAGAAAGCAGGGTCGGTGAAATGGGCAGCATTATTGAACAGTTAAATTTATTTGTCGAAGAAATTTAAGCGTCACGGCTCAACCCTTTCTCGATTGATCTTATTAATCTTGCCGTCAAGCGCTCGTTTTGATTGTTCATACTTTGCTGTTGCTTTAGTCGTTGTTGCTCTAGAGCCCAATCAATATGTTCATCAACCATATCATTCACCTTGCCATGTTGTTGCATCAGCGCTTTGACAATATCAGCATTAAATGGCGCATTACCCATTGCTGTCGCAATGTTACGTTGCCAGCAAGCATAGCCAATACGCCTTATAGGCGAACCTTGCGTACGCTTTAAAAATTCGTCTTCGGTCCATGCAAACAAGGCAAGCAAAGGGGGCTCGTCAAATGCATTACGGGCCTGAAAATCTGCTTCAACACTTAATTTGGCAAACCGATTCCATGGGCAAATTAACTGGCAATCATCACAGCCATAAATGCGATTGCCGATTAAATTTCTCAGCTCTAGTGGAATCGATTCTCGCAGTTCAATGGTTAAATAAGAAATACAACGTCTAGCATCGACAACATAGGGTTCAACAATGGCATTGGTTGGGCAAATTTTCATGCAAGCAACACAATCACCACAGTGATTTGGGGTTTGCTGGTCTATAGGCAGTTCGATGTCAACAAGGAGTTCGCCGAGAAAAAACCATGACCCAGCTTGCTTATTGAGTAATAGACTGTGTTTTCCGACCCAACCTAAACCGGCTTTTTCGGCTAATGGCCGTTCCAAAATTGGCGCAGAATCAACAAAAGGTCGGAAGTTGAGTTGGTGACAATGCTGTTTTATTTTTTCGCCCAGTTGCTTTAAACGATTACGCATTAGTTTATGGTAATCGCGACCAAGCGCATAACGTGAAATGTAAGCATGATCAGGTTGCTTTAGGAGCTGGGCAAACTTGGCATTGGTTGGCAAATAATCCATTCGCACCGAGATAACTCTTAAGGTACCCGGTAGTAACGCATCTGGTTGTACCCGCATCTCTATATTACGGTTCATATAGTCCATGTTGCCATGATA
Encoded proteins:
- the orn gene encoding oligoribonuclease, with product MLQDPQNLIWLDLEMTGLEPEQDVILEIASIVTDSQLNILAQGPVLAIHQSDTVLENMNEWCIKQHGKSGLTQRCQQSTVTIEQAEQQTLAFLTQWVPKGVSPMCGNTIGQDRRFINRYMPELEQHFHYRNLDVSTIKELVRRWQPEVLTKVEKTGAHLALDDIKESINELKVYRQHVFKI
- a CDS encoding type II secretion system protein N produces the protein MISGKKLTLIVVIFVVAYLGFVIALAPIKNILGFVELPKQVAVVNPKGSLWHGRAESIWVEQVELKNVRWTVNLLSLLTFNPSVDIDFGNRSKSQPNGSLTLRGLSSDLTVSDANVSVAANTALSYYPVPFELQADGDLQLNIDKFVVGQPICSHLAGQLSWPQARVSAMDESVELGPLKADLTCEQGELLVTIDINNNLGLEFNARVAMDKISGQGYLTPGAKFPAEVRPLLSFIGRPDNRGRYRLKI
- the asd gene encoding archaetidylserine decarboxylase (Phosphatidylserine decarboxylase is synthesized as a single chain precursor. Generation of the pyruvoyl active site from a Ser is coupled to cleavage of a Gly-Ser bond between the larger (beta) and smaller (alpha chains). It is an integral membrane protein.) is translated as MSLDNMKIALQYAMPKHGLSRLVGLFAKSKAGWLTHFAIKRFIKAYGIDMSEAKWQNPEDFATFNDFFTRELKDGAREINPDPMEICFPVDGTISQQGDIEDDRVIQAKGFNYSLTTLLGGNEETAAPFQQGKFSTIYLAPKDYHRIHMPMDGTLREMIFVPGDLFSVNPLTANNVPNLFSRNERVVAIFDTEIGPMAMVLVGATIVASIETVWAGTIAPSKGKQIQRWQYPSDGEHAIHLKKGEEMGRFKLGSTTVCCFPKDTIEFTEGDDNGTVTRLGKPYAQRIDKAQAKAETPAEN
- a CDS encoding glycerophosphodiester phosphodiesterase encodes the protein MRIFAHRGASGYEPENTLLAIKKALHMKVDAIEIDVHLCDGQLVLIHDHWVDKTTNGHGRVSQMSFTQLRLLDAGKNCQIPTLNEALELIAGQCSVNIELKSAGTVELTLQAMQHAINHYGFSQQQFIVSSFDHHLIKHLKQLAPSYQIGALTASCPIDYAAFASALNAYSVHVDFDVISQAFVEDAHQRGLKVYVYTCDRQEDLIHLAKLKVDGVFANYPDQAKAILLAAK
- the rsgA gene encoding small ribosomal subunit biogenesis GTPase RsgA — encoded protein: MAKTKKLTKGQNRRIKKNLANKLKSNDQVNWQDDQLGPQQQGVIISRFGQHADVQTDDGEIFRCNIRRTIKSLVCGDLVVWRQGKETQHSVSGVIEAVHERHSVLSRPDVYDGVKPIAANIDQIFIVSSVVPAFNPDIIDRYLVATELTGIKPIIILNKTDLLDPQNRDLIEQRLAIIKDIGYEVIHASSKLESGIEPIRQRLKDKTSIFVGQSGVGKSTLVNTLMPELNLLTQEVSENSGLGQHTTTVARLYHFPTGGRLIDSPGIREFGLWHLSPEQVDRGFIEFQPYFGGCKFRDCKHLNDPGCALKQAVLDGHINPLRFESYQRIIASLGDNKLTSRFN
- the queG gene encoding tRNA epoxyqueuosine(34) reductase QueG; the protein is MASTEKVDLKALKASIVQWAQELGFSDIGVSDVDLSQHQQALERWLKNQYHGNMDYMNRNIEMRVQPDALLPGTLRVISVRMDYLPTNAKFAQLLKQPDHAYISRYALGRDYHKLMRNRLKQLGEKIKQHCHQLNFRPFVDSAPILERPLAEKAGLGWVGKHSLLLNKQAGSWFFLGELLVDIELPIDQQTPNHCGDCVACMKICPTNAIVEPYVVDARRCISYLTIELRESIPLELRNLIGNRIYGCDDCQLICPWNRFAKLSVEADFQARNAFDEPPLLALFAWTEDEFLKRTQGSPIRRIGYACWQRNIATAMGNAPFNADIVKALMQQHGKVNDMVDEHIDWALEQQRLKQQQSMNNQNERLTARLIRSIEKGLSRDA